A stretch of the Gossypium hirsutum isolate 1008001.06 chromosome D07, Gossypium_hirsutum_v2.1, whole genome shotgun sequence genome encodes the following:
- the LOC107953529 gene encoding short-chain dehydrogenase TIC 32 B, chloroplastic, whose product MCSIYFLLLAILLPCFFEILSLSCSTVMKDTLRYLAGIAGPSGYGSKTTAQQVADNSSSPLHRLTAIITGATSGIGAETARVLAKRGVRVVIPARDIKKAAELKEGIENENPNVEIVLFEIDLSSLASVKRFCTQFLALGLPLNILINNAGIFSQNLEFSEDKIEMTFATNYLGHYLMTEMLIEKMVETAEETGIQGRIINLSSVIHSWVKRECFSFTQMLNPNNYNATRAYAQSKLANILHAKEVARQLKARSAKVTINAVHPGIVKTGIIRAHKGFITDSLFFIASKLLKSTSQGASTSCYVALSPQAQGLSGKYFADCNECNCSALANDELEAQRLWRQTRALIHRRLQYQFPTPS is encoded by the exons ATGTGTAGTATATATTTCTTGCTTCTAGCCATACTACTCCCTTGTTTCTTTGAGATTCTAAGCTTAAGCTGCTCCACCGTCATGAAAGATACACTTAGGTACTTAGCAGGCATTGCAGGCCCTAGTGGTTATGGTTCAAAAACTACTGCTCAACAAGTTGCTGACAATTCTTCTTCCCCTCTTCACCGTCTAACTGCCATTATCACCG GAGCGACGTCTGGTATTGGAGCAGAGACAGCAAGGGTATTGGCTAAGAGAGGAGTGAGAGTGGTGATACCAGCGAGAGATATAAAGAAGGCAGCTGAATTGAAGGAAGGGATTGAAAATGAGAATCCAAATGTTGAAATTGTGTTGTTTGAGATTGATCTTAGTTCATTGGCTTCTGTCAAGAGATTTTGTACTCAGTTCTTGGCTCTTGGATTACCCCTTAACATCCTCAT AAATAATGCTGGGATATTCTCTCAGAATTTGGAGTTCTCTGAGGACAAAATTGAGATGACATTTGCAACAAATTACTTGG GACATTATTTGATGACAGAAATGTTAATAGAAAAGATGGTAGAAACAGCAGAGGAAACAGGCATCCAAGGAAGAATCATAAACCTGTCTTCAGTAATTCACAGCTGGGTCAAAAGGGAATGTTTCAGCTTCACCCAAATGCTCAACCCCAACAA TTATAATGCTACTCGTGCTTATGCTCAATCCAAACTAGCAAACATATTGCATGCCAAAGAAGTAGCCAGACAGCTAAAG GCAAGAAGTGCAAAAGTAACCATCAATGCAGTGCATCCAGGAATTGTAAAGACTGGAATTATCAGAGCACACAAGGGCTTTATTACAg ATTCCCTATTTTTTATTGCTTCAAAGTTGCTCAAGTCTACCTCTCAG GGTGCATCAACTAGCTGCTATGTCGCATTGAGCCCACAAGCACAAGGGTTAAGTGGGAAATACTTCGCAGATTGCAATGAGTGCAATTGCTCAGCCTTAGCCAATGACGAATTGGAGGCTCAAAGATTATGGAGGCAAACTCGAGCTCTAATTCACAGAAGATTGCAATATCAATTCCCTACACCATCTTAG